The Rhodocytophaga rosea genome has a segment encoding these proteins:
- a CDS encoding SufE family protein: protein MRTILEIQQEIIGECSGLNGEVEKILFYLIQQGKQLPAMPLYYKTEAYLIKGCHSKVWLATVSDKEQVYLYADSNTAITKGLISLLIRILNGQFLKAVEEADISFMQGSGLERFIGSERSNGFAAMINQIKDSTNKLAATHMLQTDR from the coding sequence ATGAGAACTATTCTTGAAATTCAGCAGGAAATCATCGGTGAATGTTCCGGGCTCAATGGAGAGGTTGAAAAAATATTGTTTTATCTCATACAACAAGGAAAGCAATTACCTGCAATGCCTCTTTATTACAAAACAGAAGCTTATCTCATCAAAGGCTGCCATTCAAAAGTATGGCTGGCAACTGTATCAGACAAGGAACAGGTGTATTTGTATGCGGATAGTAATACAGCCATTACCAAAGGACTAATAAGCTTGTTGATCCGGATTTTAAATGGGCAATTTCTGAAAGCTGTTGAAGAGGCCGACATTTCCTTTATGCAAGGAAGCGGTTTGGAACGTTTTATTGGCAGTGAACGATCCAATGGGTTTGCAGCCATGATAAATCAAATAAAAGACAGTACAAATAAACTAGCAGCAACGCATATGCTCCAGACTGATAGATAA
- a CDS encoding ThuA domain-containing protein — protein sequence MNRNFSSLFRTLTLAVITSLLAFGLWAYTFVKEQPRILVFSKTAAFRHASIEAGQKAFFALGKQHGFAVDTTENASRFTEENLKKYQAVVFLNTTGDVLNNEQQNAFERYIQAGGGYLGLHAAADTEYGWPWYNKLAGAWFESHPNPDNVQKGTFVVVDKTHPATSFLPEKWERTDEFYSYKNISSAIKVLVKIDEKTYRGGTNGDNHPMAWYQEFDGGRSFYTAGGHTDATFSEPLFVKHLYAGLHYVMGGNSPKPLDYTKVKTKRMPEENRFSKVILEEKLDEPMELTVLPDNRVLFVERKGGVKLYSPATGKVKLIATIPVNTKVTDKKGTVGNDEGGLLSITKDPDFAKNGWIYLFYSPEGKEAKNILTRYQLKGDELVMDSKKVILEVATQREITGHAGGSLTFDTKGNLYLSTGDNINPHGSNGYSPSDERPERSPWDAQMTSGNTNDLRGKIIRIKPQPDGTYTIPEGNLFPKGTPKTRPEIYTMGHRNPYRISVDPKTGFLYWGDIGPDASQPGEKRGPEGQDEVGQARKAGNYGWPYFVGDNKAYYKYDFAASQSGELYDPAKPVNNSPNNTGLNELPPAQKAFIWYPYGESKEFPLVGAGGRSAMAGPVFYSDQFKTAKRAFPDYYDGKLLIYEWMRGWLMAVTMDKEGNYASMERVMPSYKFSNPVDIEFSSEGDLYMIEYGSGWFTQNDDARLVRIEYNSGNRKPVIQLATDKKGGTLPFKARLSSKGTSDADNDVLKYVWKVTAQNGGTARTFNEPSPTVTFDKAGIYKATLTVTDAKGASTSQSLEIMAGNEEPLLTFDTPTSNQTFFFPNQPFEYEVKVSDKEDGSLSDGKIKPEEVAISFDYLPEGYDIVAIAQGHRSADASAGAVKGLKLIESSDCKACHSIDKKSVGPTYKQVAAKYKDDKGASEKLAKKVISGGSGVWGEVSMSAHPQLAETDAREMVNYILGLAEEKQGVVSLPVKGSYTMAIPKGDKGEGMYVVRAAYKDKGSNGIPAISAEKIMTLRNAKMPAGKAAKLEGVMKYGTVIIASTKGSSIGFTNIDLTGIEQIKFTAAAPKAQLNAAGGIIEVHLDSPTGKLVGQTDMMSPTEGGSLTNMPPPVVAKISGASGKHDVYFVFQNEKSPAGQALFVVMDLEFQTGKSANSTSQAAKATTQASVATKELGAYVGKYKMTGLPFEYVEITTKEDKLHISAGGNEGDLLPGQEADVFAGDNGAELLFGRDTQKKVTTLTLKAQGFTFEGTKE from the coding sequence ATGAACCGCAATTTCTCCTCTCTCTTTAGAACATTGACCCTGGCTGTAATAACCAGCCTGCTTGCGTTTGGGCTTTGGGCTTATACTTTTGTGAAAGAACAGCCCCGCATTTTGGTGTTCAGCAAAACAGCTGCCTTCCGTCATGCTTCTATTGAAGCCGGTCAAAAAGCATTTTTTGCGCTTGGTAAACAACATGGTTTTGCCGTAGATACCACTGAAAATGCCTCCAGATTTACAGAAGAAAACCTTAAAAAATATCAGGCGGTTGTATTTTTAAACACCACTGGCGATGTGCTCAATAATGAGCAACAGAATGCCTTTGAGCGGTATATACAGGCTGGTGGCGGTTATTTAGGGCTTCATGCGGCCGCTGACACAGAATATGGCTGGCCCTGGTATAATAAACTGGCCGGTGCCTGGTTTGAAAGTCACCCTAACCCGGATAATGTGCAAAAAGGTACATTTGTGGTGGTAGATAAAACGCATCCGGCAACCAGCTTTCTGCCTGAGAAATGGGAGCGGACAGATGAATTTTATTCATATAAGAACATTAGTTCAGCCATTAAAGTATTGGTAAAGATTGATGAAAAAACCTACCGGGGAGGCACCAATGGCGATAACCATCCCATGGCCTGGTATCAGGAATTTGATGGCGGACGTTCTTTTTATACAGCCGGAGGTCATACAGATGCCACTTTCTCTGAGCCTTTATTTGTAAAACATCTCTATGCCGGTTTACACTATGTGATGGGAGGTAATTCGCCCAAACCTCTGGACTATACCAAGGTTAAAACCAAACGGATGCCGGAAGAAAACCGGTTTTCAAAAGTAATTCTGGAAGAGAAACTCGATGAACCCATGGAACTGACTGTGCTGCCAGATAACCGGGTATTGTTTGTGGAAAGAAAAGGGGGAGTAAAACTCTATAGTCCGGCTACTGGCAAAGTTAAGTTGATTGCAACTATTCCCGTAAATACTAAAGTAACAGATAAAAAAGGGACAGTAGGCAATGATGAAGGAGGTTTACTGAGTATAACCAAAGATCCTGATTTTGCTAAAAACGGATGGATTTATCTGTTTTACTCTCCGGAAGGAAAAGAAGCCAAAAATATTCTTACACGTTACCAGTTAAAAGGCGATGAACTCGTGATGGATTCCAAGAAGGTGATCCTGGAAGTGGCTACGCAACGGGAAATAACTGGTCATGCAGGAGGTTCGCTCACCTTTGATACAAAAGGAAATCTGTATCTATCCACGGGAGATAATATTAATCCACACGGCTCTAATGGCTACAGCCCCTCCGATGAACGTCCGGAAAGAAGCCCATGGGATGCACAAATGACCTCCGGTAATACCAATGACTTGAGAGGTAAAATAATCCGGATTAAACCACAGCCTGATGGAACATACACTATTCCAGAAGGTAATTTATTCCCAAAAGGTACACCTAAAACCCGCCCTGAGATCTATACGATGGGACACCGCAATCCCTACCGTATCTCGGTAGATCCTAAAACTGGGTTTCTTTATTGGGGAGATATTGGCCCGGATGCCAGTCAACCTGGAGAGAAACGTGGTCCGGAAGGACAGGATGAAGTAGGACAGGCCAGGAAAGCCGGTAATTATGGATGGCCCTATTTTGTGGGAGATAATAAAGCCTATTACAAATACGATTTTGCTGCCAGTCAGTCTGGAGAACTGTATGATCCTGCTAAACCTGTAAATAACTCACCCAACAATACTGGGTTAAACGAGTTGCCCCCAGCCCAAAAGGCATTCATCTGGTATCCGTATGGAGAGTCAAAAGAATTTCCACTGGTAGGCGCTGGTGGGCGCAGTGCTATGGCTGGACCTGTGTTTTACTCAGATCAGTTTAAGACTGCTAAACGGGCTTTTCCGGATTATTATGATGGGAAGTTACTCATTTACGAGTGGATGCGTGGCTGGCTGATGGCAGTTACGATGGATAAGGAAGGCAATTATGCTTCGATGGAACGGGTAATGCCGAGTTATAAATTCTCCAATCCGGTAGATATAGAATTCAGCTCAGAAGGTGATCTATATATGATTGAATATGGAAGCGGGTGGTTCACGCAGAATGATGATGCCAGGCTGGTTCGTATTGAATACAACAGCGGCAACCGCAAGCCTGTTATCCAATTAGCTACCGATAAAAAAGGAGGAACTCTTCCTTTCAAAGCCCGTCTTTCCTCAAAAGGTACTAGTGATGCGGATAATGATGTCCTGAAATATGTATGGAAAGTAACGGCTCAAAATGGAGGAACAGCCCGGACATTCAATGAACCTAGTCCAACTGTAACTTTTGATAAGGCAGGTATCTATAAAGCTACCCTTACCGTTACCGATGCCAAAGGAGCCAGTACCAGCCAGAGCCTGGAAATTATGGCAGGAAATGAAGAACCATTACTCACCTTTGATACGCCTACCAGCAATCAAACATTTTTCTTCCCGAATCAACCCTTTGAATACGAAGTAAAAGTAAGTGATAAAGAAGATGGCAGCCTATCAGATGGAAAAATCAAGCCGGAAGAAGTAGCCATTAGCTTCGATTATTTGCCGGAAGGATATGATATAGTGGCTATTGCCCAGGGGCATCGCAGTGCAGATGCTTCTGCCGGAGCTGTAAAAGGCCTCAAACTCATTGAAAGCAGCGATTGCAAAGCCTGCCATAGTATTGATAAAAAATCGGTAGGCCCGACTTACAAACAAGTTGCTGCTAAATACAAAGATGATAAAGGTGCCTCTGAAAAGCTGGCTAAAAAAGTAATTTCCGGAGGCAGCGGTGTATGGGGAGAAGTATCTATGAGTGCGCATCCCCAATTGGCAGAAACAGATGCCAGGGAAATGGTGAATTATATCCTGGGTCTGGCTGAAGAAAAACAGGGAGTCGTATCGTTACCGGTGAAAGGAAGTTACACCATGGCTATCCCCAAAGGCGATAAAGGCGAAGGTATGTATGTGGTTAGAGCAGCGTATAAGGATAAAGGAAGTAATGGGATTCCTGCGATTAGTGCTGAAAAAATAATGACTTTACGCAATGCCAAGATGCCGGCCGGAAAAGCAGCTAAGCTAGAAGGCGTAATGAAATATGGCACGGTGATTATTGCTTCAACCAAAGGCTCCAGTATTGGGTTTACTAACATTGATCTGACTGGCATCGAGCAAATTAAATTTACGGCCGCTGCTCCCAAAGCGCAATTAAATGCAGCCGGTGGCATCATTGAAGTCCACCTGGACTCACCCACCGGAAAACTCGTCGGACAAACCGATATGATGTCGCCGACAGAGGGAGGGAGCTTAACCAATATGCCACCACCAGTAGTAGCTAAAATTTCAGGAGCCAGCGGTAAGCACGATGTATATTTTGTCTTTCAAAATGAGAAATCTCCTGCAGGACAGGCATTGTTTGTAGTAATGGATCTGGAATTCCAAACGGGTAAATCTGCTAACAGCACCTCACAGGCAGCCAAAGCAACTACTCAGGCAAGTGTTGCTACAAAGGAGTTAGGAGCTTATGTAGGAAAGTATAAGATGACAGGGCTTCCTTTTGAGTATGTTGAAATTACCACCAAAGAAGATAAACTACACATCAGTGCCGGAGGCAATGAAGGAGATCTCTTGCCAGGCCAGGAAGCAGATGTATTTGCAGGTGATAACGGAGCCGAGTTACTATTTGGCCGGGATACCCAAAAGAAAGTTACCACACTGACCCTGAAAGCACAGGGCTTCACTTTTGAAGGAACGAAAGAATAA
- a CDS encoding NHL domain-containing protein produces MKKAFYLFVLSFLFTLLWGGCKKSDDPGTQFISSPTLTGFSPTSGAVGTNVTVTGTNFSATTASNVVKFNGTTSTVSSATTTTLIVSVPAGAGSGKITVQVGTQIATSASDFTVTQPVSLVTLTSFSPTSGTAGTIVTITGTNFSANAFNNVVKFNGALAQLTASTPTSLTVNVPAGGSTGKITVQVGSQTVTSTEDFVYQSSSVTTLAGSGAFGFADGIGTVAQFFQPIGIAVDALGNAYVTDAENHRIRKVSVSGTVTTLAGSGTAGFADGSAAQFSSPRGIAIDASGNLYVADGVNNRIRKITPAGIVSTIAGSGVAGFADGNGVSAQFNFPKEIAVDASGNLYVADDINHRVRKITPTGTVSTLAGSTFGNTDGVGTAAQFNRPTGIAVDASGNVYVADLGNHRIRKITATGTVSTIAGSSSGFADGNGTEARFDSPAGIAVDVTGNVYVADADNQRIRKITSTGSVSTLAGTIPAGFADGNATIARFNKPTGIAIDASGKIYVADRLNHRIRTIQ; encoded by the coding sequence GTGAAAAAAGCATTCTATTTATTTGTACTGAGTTTTCTGTTTACTCTTTTGTGGGGCGGATGTAAAAAAAGTGATGATCCAGGCACACAGTTTATCTCATCACCTACGCTAACCGGATTTTCTCCTACTTCGGGTGCAGTAGGAACTAATGTAACAGTTACCGGTACCAATTTTTCTGCAACCACAGCCAGTAATGTAGTAAAATTCAATGGTACAACCTCCACTGTTTCATCCGCTACCACTACTACCCTGATTGTAAGTGTACCGGCAGGTGCAGGCAGTGGTAAAATTACGGTACAAGTAGGTACTCAGATTGCTACTTCTGCCAGTGATTTCACAGTTACTCAGCCCGTATCATTAGTAACGCTTACCAGCTTTTCTCCCACTTCAGGTACCGCTGGCACTATCGTTACTATTACCGGTACTAACTTTTCTGCGAACGCTTTTAATAACGTAGTAAAATTCAATGGTGCACTAGCTCAACTGACGGCATCTACGCCTACCAGTCTGACAGTGAATGTGCCAGCCGGAGGCAGCACTGGTAAAATTACTGTACAGGTAGGCTCCCAGACCGTTACCTCCACCGAGGATTTTGTATATCAATCCTCATCCGTTACTACCCTGGCTGGCAGCGGTGCTTTCGGTTTTGCTGACGGTATTGGTACTGTTGCTCAGTTTTTTCAGCCTATTGGAATAGCAGTAGATGCTCTGGGGAATGCCTATGTCACAGATGCAGAAAACCACCGCATCCGCAAGGTTTCAGTGAGTGGTACAGTAACTACGTTGGCTGGTAGCGGCACCGCCGGATTTGCAGATGGAAGCGCTGCCCAGTTTAGTTCTCCCAGAGGTATTGCAATAGATGCTTCAGGCAATTTGTATGTAGCGGATGGAGTGAATAATAGAATCCGTAAGATTACGCCTGCCGGAATTGTAAGTACCATAGCCGGTAGTGGTGTTGCCGGGTTTGCGGATGGAAATGGAGTTTCTGCTCAATTTAATTTTCCGAAAGAGATAGCAGTAGATGCCTCAGGAAATTTGTATGTAGCGGATGATATTAACCACAGAGTCCGCAAGATTACTCCTACAGGAACGGTAAGCACGCTGGCTGGCAGCACCTTCGGTAATACAGATGGTGTAGGTACAGCCGCCCAGTTTAACCGGCCTACAGGCATAGCAGTAGATGCTTCAGGAAATGTATATGTAGCTGATTTGGGAAATCACCGTATCCGCAAGATTACTGCTACTGGTACTGTGAGTACAATAGCAGGCAGTTCGTCCGGCTTTGCTGATGGCAATGGTACAGAGGCCCGGTTTGATTCGCCGGCGGGAATTGCGGTAGATGTTACAGGAAATGTGTATGTAGCGGATGCAGATAACCAACGAATCCGCAAAATTACCTCTACTGGTAGTGTCAGTACCCTGGCCGGAACTATTCCTGCAGGTTTTGCTGATGGTAATGCCACAATTGCCCGTTTCAATAAACCAACAGGGATTGCCATAGATGCTTCAGGTAAAATATATGTAGCCGACCGGCTTAATCACCGCATCCGTACGATTCAATAA
- a CDS encoding PAS domain-containing protein: MANIKSQLLNLWQTALRIGFNPAMDYTQQMKLFALNAFLFMGIILTLFFVIVFTMLGSYSALQGLAILPILSLVFYLNSKAQYTLARIVVIYGLLFLILMLAIADRRTGTEYILIAIGCCSVSVFDRPFSVLFAFLSAFGCYSVYIWFDATHSFVADPSVPYIFVQNALMFLSGFAVMAQSFALRSLIDTYSKSLSLANEEVKSVNEKLKTSNEELLTFSEQLDVRVKQQSAELQAYLDAININLLSATTDWTGHIIRVNDPLTEATSFSSQELINRNFQLFTIEDHHETSFEHILHIVHTGQSWRGEVKIKTKAESFLWVDMVVIPVKAQPEVQPYLLLLALSISERKQLEEQNLKAISALESVAFRTSHEVRGPLARIIGLTDLLNKDAIEFAEINYVSQQLIASCKQLDLATRDLTIFVNEYQGNTASNDSDTKK, from the coding sequence ATGGCTAACATAAAATCGCAACTACTAAATTTATGGCAAACAGCCCTTCGCATAGGTTTTAATCCAGCAATGGATTATACTCAGCAAATGAAGTTATTTGCCCTGAATGCATTTCTGTTCATGGGTATTATTCTAACTCTATTTTTTGTAATAGTTTTTACAATGCTCGGCTCATATAGTGCATTACAAGGCTTGGCAATTCTACCCATACTTTCACTGGTATTTTACCTCAATTCAAAAGCACAATATACACTAGCCAGGATTGTAGTTATTTATGGTCTTTTGTTTTTGATACTGATGCTTGCCATAGCTGACAGGCGTACAGGAACAGAATACATACTGATTGCGATTGGCTGCTGCTCGGTAAGCGTTTTTGACAGGCCATTTAGTGTGCTGTTTGCTTTCTTATCGGCTTTTGGATGCTATAGCGTGTATATATGGTTTGATGCTACACATTCATTTGTTGCCGATCCTTCGGTACCATATATTTTCGTTCAGAATGCGCTGATGTTTCTCTCCGGTTTTGCTGTTATGGCCCAGTCATTTGCGCTGCGTTCATTGATCGATACCTATTCGAAAAGCCTTAGTCTTGCCAATGAGGAAGTTAAATCTGTAAATGAAAAATTAAAAACATCGAATGAAGAGTTGCTTACTTTTTCTGAACAATTGGATGTAAGGGTAAAGCAGCAAAGCGCCGAACTGCAAGCGTACCTGGATGCCATTAATATAAATCTTTTATCTGCCACTACCGATTGGACTGGCCATATAATAAGGGTGAACGATCCATTAACAGAAGCAACCAGCTTTTCTTCGCAGGAATTAATCAACCGCAACTTTCAGCTATTTACCATAGAAGACCATCACGAAACTTCATTTGAACATATACTACATATTGTCCATACAGGCCAGAGCTGGCGGGGCGAAGTAAAGATTAAAACAAAAGCGGAATCTTTTTTATGGGTAGATATGGTGGTTATTCCTGTTAAAGCCCAACCGGAGGTGCAACCCTATCTTTTGCTATTAGCCTTATCTATTTCTGAACGTAAACAACTGGAGGAACAGAATCTTAAAGCCATAAGTGCACTTGAGTCAGTTGCTTTTCGCACATCACATGAAGTAAGGGGGCCTCTTGCCCGTATCATAGGGCTTACTGACCTGCTGAATAAAGATGCAATTGAATTTGCTGAGATAAATTATGTGTCTCAACAGTTAATAGCCTCCTGTAAACAACTAGATCTGGCAACACGTGATCTAACGATCTTTGTAAATGAATACCAAGGAAATACTGCATCAAATGACAGCGATACTAAAAAATAA
- a CDS encoding NUDIX hydrolase, which produces MNSLEEVTDFVKNGHKHYLPHISIDNVIFGYHDQQLKILLLKWKGLNGWGLPGGFIKRREPLSEAAHRILEERTSLSNLFLQQFEVFGDSPYRVKERNPKDFRDKFGLEVDEDNWLFERTLSIGFFALVDYSKVSVTTDFFTEDYQWWDVNEVPDLLFDQNEVVDKALLTLRLQIYHQPIGYNLLPSTFTLPEIHTLYETILGKELDQRNFSKKLTNLGLIKKLDERRNIGPHRAPYLYQFEKETYEEALKEGIVHTY; this is translated from the coding sequence ATGAACTCATTAGAAGAAGTAACTGACTTTGTAAAAAACGGCCATAAACACTATCTACCTCATATAAGTATAGACAATGTTATATTTGGTTACCACGACCAGCAACTCAAAATTCTCCTCCTTAAATGGAAAGGATTGAATGGATGGGGGTTGCCTGGAGGTTTCATTAAGCGCAGAGAACCATTAAGTGAGGCTGCACACCGGATTTTAGAGGAAAGAACGAGTTTAAGTAATCTGTTTCTGCAGCAATTTGAGGTCTTTGGCGATTCGCCTTACCGGGTGAAGGAAAGAAATCCTAAAGATTTTAGAGATAAATTTGGCCTGGAAGTGGATGAAGATAACTGGTTATTTGAGCGTACCTTATCAATTGGGTTCTTCGCGTTAGTAGATTATTCAAAAGTGAGTGTGACAACAGACTTTTTTACGGAAGATTACCAGTGGTGGGATGTAAATGAGGTGCCAGATCTTTTATTTGATCAGAATGAAGTAGTGGATAAAGCTTTGCTCACCTTACGGCTTCAAATCTATCACCAGCCTATAGGTTACAATCTATTGCCCTCAACATTTACCCTACCGGAAATTCATACTCTTTATGAAACCATCTTAGGAAAAGAATTAGATCAGCGAAACTTTAGTAAAAAGCTCACAAACCTAGGACTAATTAAAAAACTGGATGAAAGACGTAACATTGGTCCCCATCGTGCACCCTATTTATATCAGTTTGAGAAAGAGACTTATGAGGAAGCATTAAAAGAAGGCATTGTCCATACGTATTAA
- a CDS encoding aminotransferase class V-fold PLP-dependent enzyme — protein sequence MYVSQQELAINTEAIRKEFPVLHQKVNGYPLVYLDNAATTQKPTQVIDALVDYYQGYNANIHRGIHTLAEKATSAFEQTRESVRSLLHAKQTEEIIFVRGVTEAINLVASSYGHTFIGEGDEIMISALEHHANIVPWQWVCQQKKATLRVIPITDAGEIDVDAYKKMLSPCTKLVALAHVSNTLGTINPVKEMIRMAHQAGAVILIDGAQAAGHLAVDVQELDCDFYCLSAHKLYGPTGIGVLYGKKALLERMPPYQGGGEMIREVTYAHTTYNDLPYKFEAGTPNIADVVAFWYAIEFIQKIGTPSIVAHEQELLAYCTEKLSALPFIQLVGRAKEKVGIVSFIMDGVHCFDVGQMLDAYGIAVRTGHHCTQPLMQRLGLDGTIRASFALYNTLAEIDKLAAMLEKISKILK from the coding sequence ATGTATGTCTCTCAACAAGAACTTGCTATTAATACAGAAGCCATCAGGAAAGAATTTCCGGTTTTGCATCAGAAAGTGAATGGGTATCCCCTGGTATATCTGGATAATGCAGCTACCACCCAAAAACCTACACAAGTAATTGATGCCTTAGTGGACTATTATCAGGGCTACAATGCCAACATCCACCGGGGCATTCATACCCTGGCCGAAAAAGCAACCAGTGCCTTTGAGCAAACCCGCGAAAGCGTCAGGTCATTGCTGCATGCAAAGCAAACAGAGGAAATTATTTTTGTAAGGGGAGTAACGGAAGCCATCAACTTAGTAGCTTCCTCCTATGGCCACACTTTTATTGGGGAGGGCGATGAAATTATGATCTCAGCGCTTGAGCACCATGCCAACATTGTTCCCTGGCAATGGGTATGCCAGCAGAAAAAGGCAACGCTTCGGGTTATTCCCATAACTGATGCAGGTGAAATAGATGTAGATGCCTATAAAAAAATGCTCTCGCCCTGTACAAAACTGGTTGCCCTGGCGCATGTTTCCAATACCCTGGGTACGATCAATCCAGTCAAAGAAATGATCCGGATGGCGCACCAGGCAGGCGCTGTAATTTTAATTGATGGTGCTCAGGCAGCCGGACACCTTGCGGTAGATGTGCAGGAACTTGATTGTGACTTTTATTGTCTCTCTGCTCACAAATTATATGGCCCAACAGGCATAGGCGTGCTGTATGGCAAAAAAGCTCTCCTAGAGCGAATGCCTCCTTATCAGGGAGGAGGTGAAATGATCCGGGAAGTAACCTATGCACATACTACCTATAATGATCTTCCTTATAAATTTGAGGCCGGAACCCCTAACATTGCTGATGTGGTAGCATTCTGGTATGCCATCGAGTTTATACAGAAGATAGGAACCCCTTCTATTGTGGCCCATGAACAAGAACTGTTAGCGTACTGTACGGAAAAGTTATCGGCTTTGCCTTTTATTCAATTAGTGGGCAGGGCTAAAGAAAAAGTAGGAATAGTATCTTTTATCATGGATGGAGTTCACTGCTTTGATGTAGGCCAGATGCTGGATGCATATGGAATTGCTGTACGAACTGGCCATCATTGCACACAACCTTTAATGCAAAGATTAGGTTTGGACGGAACTATACGGGCTTCCTTTGCTCTGTACAATACCCTGGCTGAAATTGATAAACTGGCAGCCATGCTTGAGAAAATTAGTAAAATATTGAAGTAA
- a CDS encoding ISAs1 family transposase — protein MELKKILNKVADFRVQGRCLHLLADILGLVLCGVIADCDDFDEIADYGKDNTAFLQQELGLSFVNGIPSADTLNRVIRHLDSHSLEQCFKACVAGFSLAGKQVCIDGKELRGTIPAGKKHALVRMVNVWVEEHSLSFGQVAVEAKSNEITTIPALLDTLDCKGSIITIDAIACQQAIVEKIRDKQAHYVIALKANQGVLYEQVAHFMQINKSALAFNQQLDKAHGRGEERRVYIAQCIDLVEEKEKWQDLHTLVMVERKRIIAGKKQEQTLFYISSLTDTDPALYSRYIRGHWAIENGLHWQLDVTFREDEAKVRKDKGPINLHLIRKWSLHLLKKEPSCVSVKRKRKKANRDTNFLLAILKT, from the coding sequence ATGGAACTTAAAAAGATACTAAACAAAGTAGCTGATTTTCGGGTGCAAGGCCGCTGCTTACATCTATTAGCAGATATTTTAGGCTTAGTTTTATGTGGGGTAATAGCCGATTGTGATGACTTTGACGAGATAGCAGATTATGGCAAAGATAATACAGCGTTTCTGCAGCAAGAACTAGGATTAAGTTTTGTTAATGGTATACCTTCTGCTGACACTTTAAATCGGGTGATCAGACACCTGGATAGCCATAGTTTGGAGCAATGCTTCAAAGCGTGTGTAGCTGGCTTCTCCTTAGCAGGCAAGCAGGTATGTATAGATGGCAAAGAATTGAGAGGTACTATACCTGCAGGCAAAAAGCATGCTTTGGTTCGTATGGTCAATGTATGGGTAGAGGAACATAGCTTAAGCTTTGGACAAGTAGCCGTAGAAGCCAAGAGTAATGAGATTACAACTATTCCTGCTTTATTAGATACCCTTGATTGCAAAGGTAGTATCATTACTATAGATGCTATTGCTTGTCAGCAGGCAATTGTAGAAAAGATCAGGGATAAGCAAGCCCATTATGTGATTGCCCTAAAGGCTAATCAAGGTGTACTCTATGAGCAGGTAGCCCATTTTATGCAAATCAATAAGTCTGCTCTCGCTTTTAATCAGCAACTAGATAAAGCCCATGGCAGAGGAGAAGAACGTAGGGTATATATTGCTCAATGCATTGATTTGGTAGAGGAAAAGGAAAAATGGCAGGACTTACATACTTTAGTCATGGTAGAAAGAAAACGCATTATAGCAGGCAAAAAGCAAGAACAAACCCTGTTCTATATAAGCAGTTTAACAGATACAGACCCTGCCTTGTACAGCCGCTACATAAGAGGCCATTGGGCGATAGAGAATGGCTTGCATTGGCAACTAGATGTTACCTTTAGGGAAGATGAGGCTAAAGTCAGGAAAGATAAAGGACCCATCAATCTGCATCTGATTAGAAAGTGGTCTTTGCATCTGCTCAAAAAAGAGCCTTCTTGCGTGAGTGTCAAACGGAAAAGAAAAAAAGCTAACAGAGACACTAATTTCCTGTTAGCTATTCTTAAAACTTAA